From the genome of Apodemus sylvaticus chromosome 3, mApoSyl1.1, whole genome shotgun sequence, one region includes:
- the Tp53inp1 gene encoding tumor protein p53-inducible nuclear protein 1 isoform X2: MFQRLNKMFVGEVTTSSSQEPEFSEKEDDEWILVDFIDTCNDFSAEEEEEDEDIGEESSAEHTSVFSCLPASLECLADTSDSCFLQFESCPMEESWFITPPPCFTAGGLTTIKVETSPMENLLIEHPSMSVYAVHNSCPGLSEASCGNDEYNSGGPRARKSCL, encoded by the exons ATGTTTCAGAGACTGAATAAAATGTTTGTAGGCGAAGTCACTACTTCTTCCAGCCAAGAACCAGAATTTAGTGAGAAAGAAGATGATGAGTGGATTCTTGTTGACTTCATAG ATACCTGCAACGATTTCtcagcagaggaagaagaagaagatgaagatatTGGTGAAGAGTCCTCAGCAGAGCACACTTCTGTCTTCTCCTGTTTACCTGCATCTTTGGAATGCTTGGCTGACACCAGTGATTCCTGCTTCCTTCAGTTTGAATCCTGTCCAATGGAGGAGAGCTGGTTTATTACTCCTCCCCCATGTTTTACAGCAGGTGGATTAACCACTATCAAAGTGGAAACAAGTCCTATGGAAAACCTTCTCATTGAACATCCCAGCATGTCTGTCTATGCTGTGCACAACTCCTGTCCTGGTCTCAGTGAGGCCAGCTGTGGGAATGATGAATATAACTCAGGCGGTCCCAG GGCCAGAAAAAGCTGCTTATAA
- the LOC127680545 gene encoding uncharacterized protein LOC127680545 isoform X1 — MSKCSSELQFPSVFGCNLVLSLGLVLLRQQLSLFQDEGDSYRLYPKATASEVLGTMAWLSATCREQTFQEIEESEPVSENPRVELVDHSPRMELVDHSPRVELVDHSPRVELVDQSPRVELVDQSPRVEPVDHSPRVEPVDHSPRVEPVDHSPRVEPVDQSPRVEPVDHSPRVEPVDHSPRVEPVDHSPRVEPVDHSPRLEPVDHSPRIQPVDHSSRIQPVDHSPRVELVDHSPRVELVDHSPRMGVSVCFGKRSHVFQVGLELYVCQGNPEFLICFSFPLHLLTASITGMSQYTV, encoded by the exons ATGTCCAAGTGCTCCTCAGAGCTCCAATTCCCTTCAGTGTTTGGCTGTAACCTGGttctctctcttgggctggttctgCTCCGTCAGCAACTCTCCTTG TTTCAGGATGAAGGAGACAGCTACAGACTCTACCCTAAAGCTACTGCGTCAGAAGTGCTGGGGACTATGGCATGGCTATCTGCAACCTGCAGGGAACAGACCTTCCAGGAGATTGAGGAGTCTGAGCCAGTGAGTGAGAACCCCAGGGTGGAACTGGTGGATCACAGCCCCAGGATGGAGCTGGTGGATCACAGCCCCAGGGTGGAGCTGGTGGATCACAGCCCCAGGGTGGAGCTGGTGGATCAGAGTCCCAGGGTGGAGCTGGTGGATCAGAGTCCCAGGGTGGAGCCGGTGGATCACAGCCCCAGGGTGGAGCCGGTGGATCACAGCCCCAGGGTGGAGCCGGTGGATCACAGCCCCAGGGTGGAGCCGGTGGATCAGAGCCCCAGGGTGGAGCCGGTGGATCACAGCCCCAGGGTGGAGCCGGTGGATCACAGCCCCAGGGTGGAGCCGGTGGATCACAGCCCCAGGGTGGAGCCGGTGGATCACAGCCCCAGGTTGGAGCCGGTGGATCACAGCCCCAGGATACAGCCGGTGGATCACAGCTCCAGGATACAGCCGGTGGATCACAGCCCCAGGGTGGAGCTGGTGGATCACAGCCCCAGGGTGGAGCTGGTGGATCACAGCCCCAGGATGGGAGTGTCCGTCTGTTTTGGGAAAAGGTCTCATGTAtttcaggttggcctggaactttatGTGTGCCAGGGAAACCCTgaatttctgatttgtttttcttttcccctccacCTCCTGACCGCCAGTATTACAGGTATGAGTCAGTACACTGTTTAA
- the LOC127680545 gene encoding uncharacterized protein LOC127680545 isoform X2: MAWLSATCREQTFQEIEESEPVSENPRVELVDHSPRMELVDHSPRVELVDHSPRVELVDQSPRVELVDQSPRVEPVDHSPRVEPVDHSPRVEPVDHSPRVEPVDQSPRVEPVDHSPRVEPVDHSPRVEPVDHSPRVEPVDHSPRLEPVDHSPRIQPVDHSSRIQPVDHSPRVELVDHSPRVELVDHSPRMGVSVCFGKRSHVFQVGLELYVCQGNPEFLICFSFPLHLLTASITGMSQYTV, encoded by the coding sequence ATGGCATGGCTATCTGCAACCTGCAGGGAACAGACCTTCCAGGAGATTGAGGAGTCTGAGCCAGTGAGTGAGAACCCCAGGGTGGAACTGGTGGATCACAGCCCCAGGATGGAGCTGGTGGATCACAGCCCCAGGGTGGAGCTGGTGGATCACAGCCCCAGGGTGGAGCTGGTGGATCAGAGTCCCAGGGTGGAGCTGGTGGATCAGAGTCCCAGGGTGGAGCCGGTGGATCACAGCCCCAGGGTGGAGCCGGTGGATCACAGCCCCAGGGTGGAGCCGGTGGATCACAGCCCCAGGGTGGAGCCGGTGGATCAGAGCCCCAGGGTGGAGCCGGTGGATCACAGCCCCAGGGTGGAGCCGGTGGATCACAGCCCCAGGGTGGAGCCGGTGGATCACAGCCCCAGGGTGGAGCCGGTGGATCACAGCCCCAGGTTGGAGCCGGTGGATCACAGCCCCAGGATACAGCCGGTGGATCACAGCTCCAGGATACAGCCGGTGGATCACAGCCCCAGGGTGGAGCTGGTGGATCACAGCCCCAGGGTGGAGCTGGTGGATCACAGCCCCAGGATGGGAGTGTCCGTCTGTTTTGGGAAAAGGTCTCATGTAtttcaggttggcctggaactttatGTGTGCCAGGGAAACCCTgaatttctgatttgtttttcttttcccctccacCTCCTGACCGCCAGTATTACAGGTATGAGTCAGTACACTGTTTAA
- the Tp53inp1 gene encoding tumor protein p53-inducible nuclear protein 1 isoform X1: MFQRLNKMFVGEVTTSSSQEPEFSEKEDDEWILVDFIDTCNDFSAEEEEEDEDIGEESSAEHTSVFSCLPASLECLADTSDSCFLQFESCPMEESWFITPPPCFTAGGLTTIKVETSPMENLLIEHPSMSVYAVHNSCPGLSEASCGNDEYNSGGPRMEAQSEMGKHIHCCVAALAAQATFLEQPKSFRPSQWIKGHSERQSLNRNGLRRQNLTRDCHTRQMKHSGWVVHQPCPRQYNY; this comes from the exons ATGTTTCAGAGACTGAATAAAATGTTTGTAGGCGAAGTCACTACTTCTTCCAGCCAAGAACCAGAATTTAGTGAGAAAGAAGATGATGAGTGGATTCTTGTTGACTTCATAG ATACCTGCAACGATTTCtcagcagaggaagaagaagaagatgaagatatTGGTGAAGAGTCCTCAGCAGAGCACACTTCTGTCTTCTCCTGTTTACCTGCATCTTTGGAATGCTTGGCTGACACCAGTGATTCCTGCTTCCTTCAGTTTGAATCCTGTCCAATGGAGGAGAGCTGGTTTATTACTCCTCCCCCATGTTTTACAGCAGGTGGATTAACCACTATCAAAGTGGAAACAAGTCCTATGGAAAACCTTCTCATTGAACATCCCAGCATGTCTGTCTATGCTGTGCACAACTCCTGTCCTGGTCTCAGTGAGGCCAGCTGTGGGAATGATGAATATAACTCAGGCGGTCCCAG AATGGAAGCCCAGAGTGAAATGGGGAAGCACATTCACTGCTGTGTTGCAGCGCTTGCTGCTCAGGCAACATTTTTGGAACAGCCCAAGAGTTTTCGCCCTTCCCAGTGGATAAAAGGACACAGTGAAAGACAGTCTCTGAACAGAAATGGCCTCCGTCGCCAGAACCTTACCAGGGATTGCCACACTCGACAAATGAAGCACAGTGGCTGGGTGGTTCACCAGCCCTGCCCACGCCAGTACAATTACTGA